A DNA window from Amycolatopsis sp. DSM 110486 contains the following coding sequences:
- a CDS encoding GNAT family N-acetyltransferase codes for MSPELLTGADAGELLTLQRAAYLSEARAHDNFELPPLVEPLESVRAALADPSLPVWGVRAGSRLIATVRVRVNGDVGEVGRLAVAPDRQGEGLGTALLLVAEELAPAEVARFRLFTGERSAGPLRLYAKLGYRETHRSPEADYELIHLEKPRERAPAAIR; via the coding sequence GTGTCGCCCGAGCTGCTGACCGGGGCCGACGCCGGTGAGCTGCTCACGCTGCAGCGCGCCGCGTACCTCAGCGAGGCCCGCGCGCACGACAACTTCGAGCTCCCGCCGCTGGTGGAGCCGTTGGAGAGCGTGCGCGCGGCGCTCGCCGACCCGTCGCTGCCGGTGTGGGGCGTGCGCGCCGGCTCGCGGCTGATCGCGACGGTGCGGGTCCGGGTGAACGGCGACGTCGGCGAGGTCGGCCGGCTGGCCGTGGCGCCGGACCGGCAGGGCGAGGGCCTCGGCACGGCTTTGCTGCTCGTGGCGGAGGAGCTGGCACCTGCGGAGGTCGCGCGGTTCCGGCTGTTCACCGGCGAACGTTCCGCCGGGCCGCTGCGGCTGTACGCGAAGCTGGGCTACCGCGAGACCCACCGCAGCCCCGAGGCGGACTACGAGCTCATCCACCTGGAGAAACCCCGCGAGCGGGCACCGGCGGCAATTCGTTAG
- a CDS encoding aldose 1-epimerase family protein — protein MANPTGEQFEITRGNARAIVTEIGAGLRAFEVGGVPYVEEYAADEMPPKGLGQVLLPWPNRTKGGEWEFQGEMQQLEITEAARGNAIHGLTRHKEWELLEHAESSITLAVDVEVQPGWPVPLRATITYELQPRELTITHEIRNEGEQPIGVGVGTHPYFRIGDVPTDELTLTLPASRVRPYVGDQQMPYADEQDVADTEYDFRSGRVLAGVDLDTAFGSLSLADDGTHHHVLSYEDQRLVVWTGPDFRWVQVFTPDDLTGRGRAVALEPMTCPADALNTGTDLIELEPATSWSGSWGIRVP, from the coding sequence ATGGCCAACCCCACCGGAGAGCAGTTCGAAATCACCCGCGGCAACGCGCGCGCCATCGTCACCGAGATCGGTGCCGGCCTGCGTGCGTTCGAGGTCGGCGGCGTGCCCTACGTCGAGGAGTACGCGGCCGATGAGATGCCGCCGAAGGGCCTCGGCCAGGTGCTGCTCCCGTGGCCGAACCGCACGAAGGGCGGCGAGTGGGAGTTCCAGGGCGAGATGCAGCAGCTGGAGATCACGGAAGCCGCGCGTGGCAACGCGATCCACGGCCTCACTCGCCACAAGGAGTGGGAGCTGCTGGAGCACGCGGAATCGTCGATCACGCTCGCGGTCGACGTCGAGGTGCAGCCGGGCTGGCCGGTGCCGTTGCGCGCCACCATCACCTACGAACTGCAGCCGCGCGAGCTCACGATCACGCACGAGATCCGCAACGAGGGTGAGCAACCCATCGGCGTTGGCGTGGGCACGCACCCGTACTTCCGCATCGGCGACGTGCCGACCGACGAGCTCACGCTCACGCTGCCGGCTTCGCGCGTGCGCCCGTACGTCGGTGACCAGCAGATGCCGTACGCGGACGAGCAGGATGTCGCGGACACCGAGTACGACTTCCGCAGCGGCCGGGTGCTTGCGGGCGTCGACCTCGACACGGCGTTCGGCTCGCTTTCCCTGGCCGACGACGGCACGCACCACCACGTGCTCTCGTACGAGGACCAGCGGCTGGTGGTCTGGACCGGCCCCGACTTCCGCTGGGTGCAGGTGTTCACGCCCGACGACCTGACCGGCCGTGGCCGCGCTGTCGCGCTCGAGCCGATGACCTGCCCGGCCGACGCGCTCAACACCGGCACCGACCTGATCGAGCTGGAGCCCGCGACGTCGTGGTCGGGCAGCTGGGGCATCCGCGTTCCGTGA
- a CDS encoding TetR/AcrR family transcriptional regulator has protein sequence MVRRTDSRRRMLDSAAELFQAQGYHATGLTQLVAAGGAPKGSLYFHFPGGKEQLAAEAVRLSSERVADVLTAVVAAAPDPASAIDAVVDALAASLTESDFRRGCPLATVALEAAAESEPIREACQDGYAGWHTRLAEYFTAQGLAVDRAASLATVVLASIEGALLFAKTRRDVTPLRDIAAHLHTTVEREFA, from the coding sequence ATGGTCCGCCGCACCGACTCCCGCCGCCGCATGCTCGACTCCGCCGCCGAGCTGTTCCAGGCGCAGGGTTACCACGCCACCGGCCTCACGCAGCTCGTCGCCGCGGGCGGAGCCCCGAAGGGCTCGCTGTACTTCCACTTCCCCGGCGGCAAGGAGCAGCTGGCGGCCGAGGCCGTACGGCTGTCGAGCGAACGGGTGGCCGACGTGCTGACCGCCGTGGTCGCGGCCGCGCCGGATCCGGCGTCGGCGATCGACGCGGTGGTCGACGCCTTGGCCGCCTCGCTCACCGAGTCCGACTTCCGGCGCGGGTGTCCACTTGCGACAGTCGCACTGGAGGCCGCCGCGGAGAGCGAACCGATCCGCGAGGCCTGCCAGGACGGTTACGCCGGCTGGCACACGCGGCTGGCCGAGTACTTCACCGCCCAGGGTCTTGCGGTTGACCGCGCTGCCTCCCTGGCCACCGTGGTGCTCGCGTCGATCGAAGGCGCGCTGCTGTTCGCCAAGACCCGCCGCGACGTCACGCCTCTTCGCGACATCGCCGCCCACCTGCACACCACCGTCGAGAGGGAGTTCGCCTGA
- a CDS encoding MBL fold metallo-hydrolase has protein sequence MRVHHLNCGTMTPIGGRLVDGRPGLFRHATLVCHCLLLETATGLVLIETGMGTPAVADPERWLGRRFLTLSKPVSRAEETAVSQIRALGLDPADVRDIVLTHLDLDHAGGLVDFPQARVHVYAAELAAYHAGNPRYRRAQLAHGPQWTPYEDAGDDWFGFSAVRELDGVPDVALIPLAGHTTGHAGVAVHTDTGWLLNAGDAYFYHSEIDEPARIPPGLKLFERLVQTVPEQRIENQQRLRELRLTSDVTIFAAHDLTDFERLSRPAHA, from the coding sequence ATGCGCGTGCACCACCTGAACTGCGGCACCATGACCCCGATCGGCGGCCGGCTCGTCGACGGCCGCCCCGGCCTGTTCCGGCACGCCACACTCGTGTGCCACTGCCTGCTGCTCGAGACCGCCACCGGCCTCGTCCTGATCGAGACGGGCATGGGCACGCCCGCCGTCGCCGACCCGGAACGCTGGCTGGGCCGCCGGTTCCTCACCCTGTCGAAGCCCGTGTCCCGGGCCGAGGAAACCGCCGTGAGCCAGATCCGCGCCCTCGGCCTCGACCCGGCCGACGTGCGCGACATCGTGCTGACCCACCTCGACCTCGACCACGCGGGCGGCCTCGTCGACTTCCCGCAGGCCCGCGTGCACGTCTACGCGGCCGAGCTGGCGGCATACCACGCGGGCAACCCGCGGTACCGGCGCGCGCAGCTCGCCCACGGTCCACAGTGGACGCCCTACGAAGACGCCGGCGACGACTGGTTCGGCTTCTCCGCCGTCCGCGAGCTCGACGGCGTGCCCGACGTCGCGCTGATCCCCCTGGCCGGCCACACCACCGGCCACGCCGGCGTCGCCGTCCACACCGACACCGGCTGGCTCCTCAACGCCGGCGACGCCTACTTCTACCACTCCGAAATCGACGAACCGGCCCGGATCCCGCCGGGCCTGAAGCTTTTCGAACGGTTGGTGCAGACAGTGCCCGAGCAGCGCATCGAGAACCAGCAGCGCCTCCGCGAGCTGCGGCTGACGAGCGACGTCACCATCTTCGCCGCCCACGACCTCACCGACTTCGAACGCCTCAGCCGACCGGCTCACGCTTGA
- a CDS encoding APC family permease: MTDVEADGPQVGGPGLRRVMGPKLLLFFVVGDIIGTGIYALTGQVAGRVGGALWLPFLLAFVVAFMTAFSYLELVGKYPRAAGAALYTNKAFGVPFLTFMVAFAVMCSGITSASSAAVAFGATYLAAFVKLPMVLVGIVFVIALGLINFRGVGESVKANAVLTCIELSGLLIIIGVGVWAVINGDGEPSRLVEINTADKTWLVAITSATSLAFFAMVGFEDSVNMAEECHDPVRIFPKAMLWGMVIAATIYVLVSITSSLLVPADDLAAAKSSALLTVLDVGAPGFPREIFSAIGLFAVINSALINMLMASRLLYGLANERVLPSVFGRVHPTRRTPWVSIIFTSAIAILLVSFVDISALGGTTALLLLVVFAIVNVALLVLRKDKVAHKHFRAPTVIPVLAAIFCLYLVSPLSGRPASDYRVAAILLGVGVVLWFVNWLVKRGLDRRDVKREPVG; this comes from the coding sequence ATGACGGACGTTGAGGCGGACGGTCCGCAGGTGGGTGGACCGGGTCTCCGGCGCGTGATGGGGCCGAAGCTCCTGTTGTTCTTCGTGGTCGGCGACATCATCGGTACGGGGATCTACGCGCTGACCGGCCAGGTCGCCGGCCGGGTCGGCGGTGCGCTGTGGCTGCCGTTCCTGCTGGCTTTCGTGGTCGCGTTCATGACCGCGTTCAGCTACCTGGAGCTGGTCGGCAAGTATCCGCGGGCCGCGGGCGCCGCGCTGTACACGAACAAGGCGTTCGGGGTGCCGTTCCTGACGTTCATGGTCGCGTTCGCGGTGATGTGCTCCGGCATCACGTCGGCGTCGTCGGCCGCGGTCGCGTTCGGTGCGACGTACCTGGCGGCGTTCGTGAAGCTGCCGATGGTGCTGGTCGGGATCGTGTTCGTGATCGCGCTGGGACTGATCAACTTCCGCGGCGTGGGCGAATCGGTGAAGGCCAACGCGGTGCTCACCTGCATCGAACTGTCCGGTCTGCTGATCATCATCGGCGTCGGCGTGTGGGCCGTGATCAACGGCGACGGCGAACCTTCGCGGCTGGTCGAGATCAACACGGCTGACAAGACGTGGCTGGTGGCCATCACGTCGGCCACCTCGCTGGCCTTCTTCGCGATGGTCGGCTTCGAGGACTCCGTGAACATGGCCGAGGAATGCCACGACCCGGTCCGCATCTTCCCGAAGGCGATGCTCTGGGGCATGGTCATCGCGGCGACGATCTACGTGCTGGTGTCCATCACATCCTCGCTGCTCGTCCCGGCCGACGACCTGGCCGCGGCCAAGAGCAGCGCGCTGCTCACCGTGCTCGACGTCGGCGCCCCCGGCTTCCCGCGCGAAATCTTCTCGGCCATCGGCCTGTTCGCGGTCATCAACTCGGCGCTGATCAACATGCTCATGGCCAGCCGCCTGCTCTACGGCCTTGCCAACGAGCGCGTGCTGCCGTCGGTCTTCGGCCGCGTGCACCCGACGCGCCGCACGCCGTGGGTGTCGATCATCTTCACGAGCGCCATCGCGATCCTCCTGGTGTCCTTTGTGGACATCAGTGCGCTCGGCGGCACCACGGCGTTGCTGCTGCTCGTGGTGTTCGCCATCGTCAACGTCGCACTGCTCGTGCTGCGCAAGGACAAGGTGGCGCACAAGCACTTCCGCGCGCCCACCGTGATCCCCGTGCTCGCGGCGATCTTCTGCCTCTACCTCGTGAGCCCACTGTCGGGCCGCCCGGCGAGCGACTACCGCGTGGCGGCCATCCTGCTCGGGGTGGGTGTGGTGCTGTGGTTCGTGAACTGGCTGGTCAAGCGGGGTCTTGACCGGCGCGACGTCAAGCGTGAGCCGGTCGGCTGA
- a CDS encoding MFS transporter: MSSDPGAARPRRGARGVLGRIVVDTRPLKIPAFRRLWMSTAVTAVGSQLTAVAVPKQVFDLTGSSGYVGLTGAVALVPLLVFGLWGGAIADAVDRRKLLLVTNIGVAVSSALLWLQAFANFRSVTLVLVLLAANQAFFAINMPTRGAVVARLVPPELLPSANALNTTMSTFGAVFGPLFGGALIPVIGLSTLYLVDVCALLITLISVWRLPPIPPLNGPSRRAGFGDVVDGFRYLAKQKVLLASFVADIIAMVAGMPRALIPEMAERTFGDPPGGGPALGLLYAALPAGAMLIGLFSGWLHRVSRQGVAVVVSICLWGAAVAAFGLAHSLWLAVIFMALAGGADMVSSVYRQAILQTATTDEMRGRLQGVFTVVVAGGPRLADLTHGWAGAEWGTEAAATGGGLLVIVLVLAAMLVLPAFWRYRAPTGEAKPEPVAAKGAEPVAGE; encoded by the coding sequence GTGAGTTCTGATCCGGGGGCGGCGCGCCCTCGTCGGGGGGCGCGGGGAGTCCTCGGGCGCATCGTGGTCGATACGCGGCCGTTGAAGATTCCGGCGTTCCGGCGGTTGTGGATGTCGACGGCGGTGACCGCGGTCGGGTCGCAGCTGACGGCGGTGGCGGTGCCGAAGCAGGTGTTCGACCTGACGGGGTCGTCCGGGTATGTGGGGCTGACCGGGGCCGTGGCGCTGGTGCCGCTGCTCGTGTTCGGGTTGTGGGGCGGGGCGATCGCCGACGCGGTCGACCGGCGGAAGCTGCTGCTGGTCACGAACATCGGTGTGGCGGTCTCCTCGGCGCTGCTGTGGTTGCAGGCCTTCGCGAACTTCCGCTCCGTGACGCTCGTGCTGGTGCTGCTCGCGGCCAACCAGGCGTTCTTCGCGATCAACATGCCCACGCGCGGCGCCGTCGTCGCGCGGCTGGTGCCCCCTGAACTCCTGCCGTCAGCCAATGCGCTGAACACGACGATGTCGACATTCGGCGCGGTGTTCGGGCCGCTGTTCGGTGGGGCGCTGATCCCCGTGATCGGCCTGTCGACGCTGTACCTCGTCGACGTGTGCGCGTTGCTGATCACGCTCATCTCCGTGTGGCGGCTGCCGCCGATCCCGCCGCTGAACGGGCCGTCGCGGCGCGCGGGGTTCGGCGACGTGGTCGACGGGTTCCGCTACCTGGCCAAGCAGAAGGTGCTGCTCGCGTCGTTCGTCGCCGACATCATCGCGATGGTCGCCGGCATGCCGCGCGCGCTGATCCCGGAGATGGCCGAGCGGACGTTCGGCGACCCGCCGGGCGGCGGTCCGGCGCTGGGTCTGCTCTACGCGGCACTCCCGGCCGGCGCGATGCTGATCGGCCTGTTCTCCGGCTGGCTGCACCGCGTTTCGCGGCAGGGCGTGGCCGTCGTGGTCTCGATCTGCCTGTGGGGCGCGGCGGTCGCGGCGTTCGGGCTCGCGCACTCGCTGTGGCTCGCGGTGATCTTCATGGCGCTGGCAGGCGGCGCCGACATGGTCAGCTCCGTCTACCGCCAGGCCATCCTGCAGACCGCCACCACCGACGAGATGCGCGGCCGCCTCCAGGGCGTGTTCACGGTCGTCGTCGCGGGCGGGCCGCGGCTGGCCGACCTGACGCACGGCTGGGCCGGCGCCGAGTGGGGCACCGAAGCCGCCGCGACGGGCGGTGGGCTGCTGGTGATCGTGCTGGTGCTCGCGGCGATGCTGGTGCTGCCCGCGTTCTGGCGCTATCGCGCGCCCACGGGAGAGGCCAAGCCGGAGCCGGTCGCGGCGAAGGGTGCCGAACCGGTCGCGGGAGAATAG
- the pdxH gene encoding pyridoxamine 5'-phosphate oxidase translates to MMPETDEVADVADAVVRLPGMRVAYDGAPFDETALAATWTEQLQNWLGQAISEGVAEPNAMVLATADHEGHPSSRTVLCKGLDERGVVFYTNYTSAKSHDLTATRYASATFPWYSLQRQVTVRGEVEKVGSAETAAYWAQRPRGSQLGAWASPQSRIVDGRRALENALRGIERRFGDVEQIPAPPHWGGWRIRPDFVEFWQGREDRMHDRLRFRRTDDGWQVERLAP, encoded by the coding sequence ATGATGCCGGAGACCGACGAGGTGGCCGACGTAGCCGACGCGGTGGTCCGGCTGCCTGGGATGCGGGTGGCCTACGACGGCGCTCCGTTCGACGAGACGGCGCTCGCGGCCACCTGGACCGAGCAACTGCAGAACTGGCTGGGCCAGGCGATCTCCGAAGGCGTCGCCGAACCCAACGCGATGGTCCTCGCCACGGCGGACCACGAGGGTCACCCCTCGTCGCGCACGGTGCTGTGCAAGGGGCTGGACGAACGCGGCGTGGTGTTCTACACGAACTACACGTCGGCGAAGAGTCACGACCTCACGGCCACGCGGTACGCGTCGGCCACGTTCCCCTGGTACTCGCTGCAGCGGCAGGTCACGGTGCGGGGTGAGGTGGAGAAGGTCGGCTCCGCGGAGACGGCCGCGTACTGGGCGCAGCGTCCGCGCGGGTCTCAGCTTGGGGCTTGGGCTTCGCCGCAGTCGCGGATCGTCGACGGCCGGCGGGCGTTGGAGAACGCGCTGCGCGGGATCGAGCGGCGGTTCGGGGATGTGGAGCAGATTCCGGCGCCGCCGCACTGGGGTGGCTGGCGGATCCGGCCTGACTTCGTTGAGTTCTGGCAGGGGCGGGAAGACCGGATGCATGACCGGTTGAGGTTCAGGCGGACGGATGATGGGTGGCAGGTGGAGAGGTTGGCTCCCTGA
- a CDS encoding TetR/AcrR family transcriptional regulator translates to MARTYGGVPPEQRRAERRERLLTAALELFTSTGFRQAKITQLCTRAGVSTRNFYEEFGSKEEVLRTLHDRINSLALTHVSAALEEVKDADAMTRIAKLLDVFVATVTIDPRMPRLNYVEAVGVSPELEAQHQVWVDRWATFIETEARRAAEAGAAPDRDYRLTAIALVGAATGLLREWQAHEPPLPVEAVGTELRGLMLAAITRS, encoded by the coding sequence GTGGCCCGTACCTACGGTGGCGTCCCGCCGGAGCAGAGACGCGCCGAGCGCCGGGAGCGGCTGCTGACGGCCGCACTGGAGCTGTTCACCTCGACGGGCTTCCGGCAGGCGAAGATCACCCAGTTGTGTACTCGTGCCGGGGTCTCCACCCGGAATTTCTACGAGGAGTTCGGCAGCAAGGAAGAGGTGCTGCGGACCCTGCACGACCGGATCAACTCGCTCGCGCTCACGCACGTCTCCGCCGCGCTGGAGGAGGTCAAGGACGCCGACGCGATGACGCGCATCGCGAAGCTGCTCGACGTCTTCGTCGCGACCGTGACCATCGACCCGCGCATGCCACGGCTGAACTACGTCGAGGCCGTGGGCGTGAGCCCGGAGCTGGAGGCGCAGCACCAGGTGTGGGTGGACCGCTGGGCCACGTTCATCGAGACGGAGGCGCGCCGCGCGGCCGAAGCCGGCGCCGCGCCCGATCGGGACTACCGGCTCACGGCGATCGCGCTCGTCGGCGCCGCCACGGGTCTGCTGCGCGAATGGCAGGCGCACGAACCGCCGTTGCCGGTAGAGGCCGTCGGCACCGAGCTGCGGGGGTTGATGCTGGCGGCGATTACGCGATCTTGA
- a CDS encoding urease accessory protein UreD, with the protein MKAHARVVACFEDGRTVLRELRSMAPLTLFPRRRTGRQAVVHLVSSATAPLGGDELLLDVRVGPGAELRLSGVAATLALPGPSGGRSSSTVDIEVADGGSLAYLPEPTVVTARADHVAVLHARLGENSRFHTREVLVLGRAGERPGRLTTSTHVLRGGVPLLRQTQTIGDPALDGGLAVLAGKRVLATDLEVGFPARPTASGDWWACTSPAVGVTLTTALAEDAVVALRLLP; encoded by the coding sequence GTGAAGGCCCACGCGCGGGTGGTCGCGTGCTTCGAGGACGGCCGCACGGTGCTGCGTGAGCTGCGCTCGATGGCGCCGCTGACGTTGTTCCCGCGCCGCCGCACCGGGCGGCAAGCCGTGGTGCACCTCGTCAGCTCCGCCACCGCGCCGCTGGGCGGCGACGAGCTGCTGCTCGACGTCCGCGTCGGGCCCGGCGCGGAGCTGCGGCTGTCCGGGGTGGCGGCGACGCTCGCGTTGCCGGGGCCGTCCGGTGGCCGCAGTTCGTCCACTGTGGACATCGAGGTGGCCGACGGTGGTTCGCTGGCCTACCTGCCCGAGCCGACGGTCGTCACCGCCCGCGCGGACCACGTGGCCGTGCTGCACGCGAGGCTCGGGGAAAATTCCCGTTTCCACACCCGGGAAGTCCTGGTACTGGGCCGCGCGGGCGAACGGCCCGGCCGGCTCACCACGTCCACGCACGTGCTCCGCGGCGGAGTGCCGCTGCTGCGCCAGACGCAGACGATCGGCGACCCCGCGCTGGACGGCGGACTGGCGGTGCTGGCGGGCAAGCGGGTGCTCGCGACGGACCTCGAGGTGGGTTTTCCCGCGCGTCCCACGGCTTCGGGCGACTGGTGGGCGTGCACCTCGCCGGCCGTCGGGGTCACGCTCACCACGGCGCTGGCGGAAGACGCCGTGGTTGCTTTGCGGCTGTTGCCTTGA